The DNA sequence ATCACCTTTTAGCTTAAAGATAcagtggatttctgctgttgtgggcctttaaccatctgtctgactttgttgttcacgcAGGAGAGAGACCTGACtattgtggatcctctggggagcctcaacaacatcatgaagctgacgaggcagagaagagtctctccacatCAGAACATCTCAAGAAACACCAACGGAAACCCACAGGGAAGAAATCTCACCACTGCTCTGACTGCGGGAAGAGTTACTCAAGATTAGATTCACTAAAAgtacaccagagaattcacacaggCGATACAGctcactgctctgactgtgggaagaaaTTCACCTCTTCAGCAGACCTAAAAAGACATGAGAGAATCCATACAGGAGaaaaaccttatagctgtgatcaatgtgggaagagatttactcACTCAAGCTGCCTGAAGgtacatcagagaacacacactggagagaaaccttatagctgtgatcaatgtgagaAGAGATTTGTTACATCTAGCCGtctgactatacaccagagaacacacacaggagagaaaccttatagctgtgagcAATGTGGGAAAAGTTTTAATGTTCGAAGTGGCCTGaaaacacaccagacaacacacacaggggagaaatctTTTAGTTGCTCTGACTGCGGGAAGACCTTTTCAAAATTATATACATTACAGTTACACCGGACAATTCACACTGGGGAGAAACtttatagctgtaatcaatgtagGAAGAGTTTTAATCACTCAAGCTTGCTGAAGgtacatcagagaacacacacaggagagacatcttttatagctgtgatcaatgtgggaagagatgtGTTACATCTAGCAGtctgactatacaccagagaacacacacaggaggcaTATCGtacagctgtgatcaatgtgggaaaatACTTACATCTAGCCATCGGACTGTTCACCAGCAGACACACGAGAGAACCCTtgtagctgtaatcaatgtgggaagagttttactcggCCAAACatcctgatatcacaccagaaaACACAGGAGAGACACCTCGTAGCTGTGATCGATGTGGAAAGAGAGACGCTGGTAAAGTATCTCTGATTAAACTTCAGAGAAAATACATATATGAAGGACTTGTTTCATGACATCAATAcgataatgtcacaatgtagaatgttttaacattgtagtaggagtattttaatgatgtcacaatgtagaatgttttaacattgtagtaggcttaatttaatgatgtcacaatgtagaatgttttaacattgtagtaggattaatttaatgatgtcataatgtagaatgttttaacattgtagtaggattaatttaatgatgtcacaatgtagaaccctaaacgtttgtctcctgttctattgatttcaacatgatatcgAAATGAGTGATGACAAAAAATGTGTTGCGTTTCTCTTCATTTTAGCGACCCCTAAatttaaatgcatcactccaaaatgtagctgaTTGTCTTCTgtaggttgtcctctaaccagtgaggtaaaagatatctcccatttccatgttttttattttttttttatagttgTGTTAGTTTTAACAGCACATACAACCTGATTTCCCCCCTAatcgatatcagtgatttattgttgttgtttttggtgTAATCGTGTAACATTTAGTAATCATAATTATTTATGTAACCAactgacattttttttgtttactaATAATGTAGTAAAACTAGCTTATATTTTTGGTTGGATATTACATCCTATTCTTACTATTTTAGTCAATGTCTTTTCCTCAGAATGCTCATTAGTCTTTCAGTTTGTATTGTCATCCCTAATGTTTGTTGTGGTGTAAATATTTAGTgtagtttttatttgtttgtttttttcccgTGAAGCGCATTGCgttgcatccatgtctgaaatgtgctgtataaataaagcttgatttgaacaTATTGTAAAACAAATTAACCCAACTACAGACCAATCAAAACAAATTAACCCAACCACCGACCAATCAACAGACTCTATCAAAACCAATGATGAAATATGTGCAAAAGCAACACAAATCTTGGTCCATCTCAGTATGAAAAACAGTATAAATTCAGTATATCTTCCACCTTATTTTAGCGCcaaaaaaacgtaatacttccaggtcaactgtaatatgAATACTACTGTAAAGCGGAACTTCTTCCCTTTACAACAAAATCAAAGAGGAGATCTCGACGCTGCCTGTTTTTGCACGATTTACGTAAGTGATGGAGCTTCGCCGggcctttttttttaaatggcaggTTGGGAGCGAAGGCTACGAAGTGATCGTGAAAGGGGGAAATATGTTGCGTGAGGAAACAGGTTTTTTCACTCGATATGTCGAACTAATCaactttaaaatgtaaataaaacaagaAAGAGTTTATGTAATGTCTCATCATATACctgtttgaaggtttgtgtcgaatttgaagaGGAGTTTAGGGCTGCACCAACGTTAGCCTCACAAGTGAACTGTGAGTGTCATGATGGCTCACAGTAATGACGCGCAAAATTAACCATTGATTGAATGAACTAAAGTTATTGATGAACTCACGAGTAATTAACTTACACTCACCATTGATTATGTAttgataagtaaataaataaatgctgttaaataaacaatattaatataaaaaataaatataaaaattacCAATCGTTCTAACACCAACTCACCTCTGTCCTCTCACTCCAACTTATTTACTGAGTGTAAAGTACAAAAAAtgtatgctctttccatgacatatgcAATAACATTATGTTGGGTTACATGGAAATGTTATCCACGTCAACAGTGACAACTGGTGGTCGAGATTCAGGGCTCGCCACCCTGAACTTTCCAGCAGGATCCCAGACACCTTGGAACGGGCCAGGGTGTATGGGGCAACTCATGAGGCAATCGAGGGCTTCTTTAATGTCTACGAGCCTATCTTCAATAAGTACGGGTTTGACAAAAAGCCTTACCTCATCTTTAACTGTGATGAGACGGGGTTTGGGGACAAGCCCAAGTCCAAGGAGCGGGCGCTGGTGCAGAAGGGCAGAAAGCATATTTATCAGCAACAGAACACCACCAGGGAGCACATCACCCTGCATGCTTGCGTGAGTGCAGCGGGTGAGAGTATCCCCCCATTTATCATCTTCCCCCGCCGCCTCCCCAGTACTGCCTCCTCCCTGGAGGGTCCCAAGGACAACCCTTTATGGAGTCTCCTCCAATGCTATATGGACAGGGAGCTCTTCATGAAGTGGCTGGCCTTCTTTCTCCCAGCCGGGAGAACATGGTTGAGGTGGTGTTGCTGCCATCACACACCACCCATGTGATGCAGCCAGCCGGGAgaacatggtggaggtggtgttgcTGCCATCACACACCGCCCATGTTGATGCATCCAGCCGGGAgaacatggtggaggtggtgttgcTGCCATCACACACCACCCATGTGATGCAGCAGCCACTGAACATCAGTGTCTTTGGCCCCCTGAAGTCCGTTTTCACCACCAACGCCGCACGCCTGGGCCTGGTAAGTAGGGGATGTTGTCGTCGGCAAGAAACACTTCTCTGCCATGCTGCACCATGCCTACCCCAAGGCGGTGAGCAGTGAAAACATCAAGGTTGGGTTCAGGAAGGCAGGGATTTTCCCCCTTGAACCGGAAGGCCTATGTCCACACCCAGATGGTGAGGATCGCAGAGGCACCCACAGCAGCGACAACCGCGACCCCCACAGCAGCGACAACCGCGACCCCCACCGCAGCGACACCCGCGACCCCCACAGCAGCGACAACCGCGACCCCCACAGCAGCGACAACCGCGACCCCCACCGCAGTGACAACCGCGACCCCCACCGCAGCGGCAACCGCGACCCCCACCGCAGCGACAACCGCGACCCCCACCGCAGCGACACCCGCGACCCCCACAGCAGCGACAACCGCGACCCCCACAGCAGCGACAACCGCGACCCCCACCGCAGCGACAACTGCGACCCCCTGGTGGCTCCTACAACAGTGAACACCGCAGTTCCAGCAGCATCAACCCCATCCCCTGTGTGCTGTCCCACCTGCTAGCAGGTCTCCCCAACCCCGTCCCCTGTGTGCTGTCCCACCTGCTAGCAGGTCTCTCCAACCCCGTCCCCTGTGTGCTGTCCCACCTGCTAGCAGGTCTCCCCAACCCCGTCCCCTGTGTGTGCTGTCCCACCTGCTAGCAGGTCTCCCCAACCCCGTCCCCTGTGTGTGCTGTCCCACCTGCTAGCAGGTCTCCCCAACCCCGTCCCCTGTGTGCTGTCCCACCTGCTAGCAGGTCTCCCCAACCCCGTCCCCTTTGTGTGCTGTCCCACCTGCTAGCAGGTCTCCCCAACCCCATCCCCTGTGTGCTGTCCCACCTGCTAGCAGGTCTCCCCAACCCCGTCCCCTGTGTGTGCTGTCCCACCTGCTAGCAGGTCTCCCCAACCCCGTCCCCTGTGTGTGCTGTCCCACCTGCTAGCAGGTCTCCCCAACCCCATCCCCTGTGTGCTGTCCCACCTGCTAGCAGGTCTCCCCAACCCCGTCCCCTGTGTGTGCTGTCCCACCTGCTAGCAGGTCTCCCCAACCCCGTCCCCTGTGTGTGCTGTCCCACCTGCTAGCAGGTCTCCCCAACCCAGTCCCCTTTGTGTGCTGTCCCACCTGCTAGCAGGTCTCCCCAACCCCGTCCCCTGTGTGTGCTGTCCCACCTGCTAGCAGGTCTCCCCAACCCCGTCCCCTGTGTGTGCTGTCCCACCTGCTAGCAGGTCTCCCCAACCCAGTCCCCTTTGTGTGCTGTCCCACCTGCAAGCAGGTCTCCCCAACCCCACCCCCTTTTGACTGCAGCCATTGTCTCAGCGAGGCTGGCAAACGTACTAATGCCTCCCATCTTGGTGAACAGGTTCGGCAGCAGCAGCCGACCGTGAGGCGCAGACTTCCCCTGCCAgctcatatatctttatgtacatattctttatccttttacacttgtgtgtataaggtagtagttgtgggaTTGTTACGTTAGTTTATTAccgcattgttggaactagaagcacaagcattttgctacactcgcgttaacatctgctaaccatgtgtgtgtgaccaataacatgtgatttgGAGAAACAGATGCCCcaaaagtcctcaactggcagcttcattaaatagtacccgcaaaacaccagtctcaacgtcaacagtgaagaggcgactccgggatgctgaccttctaggcagagttgcaaagaaaaaaacatttctcagactggccaataaaaagaaaagattaaggctggcaaaataacacagacactggacagaggaagattggaaaaaagtgttatggacagacaaatctaagtttgaggtgttcggatcacaaagaagaacattcgtgagactcagaaaaaatgaaaagatgctggaggagtgcttgacgccatctgtcaagcatggtggacacaatgtgatggtctgggggtgctttggtggtggtaaagtgggagatttgtacatggtaaaagggatcttgaagaaggaaggctatcactccagtTTGTaacgcttaattggagccaatttcctcctactgcaggacaatgacccaaagcacagctccaaactatgaaataactttTTAGGGAAGAAGTATTCAGCTGGTTTTCTGTCTATGATGGAGTGTCCagcacagtcaccagatctcaactctattgagctgttgtgggagcagcttgattgtaagaagtgcccatcaagccaatccaacttgtgggaggtgcttcaggaagcatggtgtaagggtctgtgtgtagctggtgcagaggagtcagccacaggacagcagagatgagggAATAAAAGTAACTTTACTGAAAATCATCAAAATACAAGATAAGTCCAAGCCCACAATACggaccacaatacaacaaacaatcactcacaaccaaacatggggaacagagggttaaataataaacaggTAATTGGGTGgctgaaaccaggtgtgtaagacaaagacaaaacaaatggaaaatgaaaagtggatcggctaAAAGGCCGGTGACGTCCaccgccgaacaaggagagggaccgacttcggccgAAGTCGTGACACATGGGGTGAAaactcttcagattacctcaacaagttgacaactagaatgccaaaggtctgtaaggctgtaattgctgcaaattgagGATTTTTTTTGACAAAAGctaagtttgaaggacacaattattatttaaattaaaaatctTTATTTATAAACTTGTCCATGGCTTGACTATAtctcctattcattttgcaactaatttcatgtatgttttcatggtaaacaaggacattttctaagtgaccccaaacttttgaacagtaatgTACATGCTATTCCACATTTATTTTTGGGTTATAATCATGTTATAATGCtcatgtacaaaacattaggaacacctgctctttccatgacatagactgactggtgaatccagttgaaagctattgatgtcacttgttaggggggagacaggttaaagaaggatttttaagtcttgaggcAATTGAGGCATTGTAGAGGCAATTGAGGCATTGTAGTGGCAATTGAGGCATTGTAGAGGCAATTGAGGCATTGTAGAGGCAATTGAGACATTGTAGAGGCAATTGAGGCATTGTAGAGGCAATTGAGGCATTgcatatgtgtgccattcagagggtgaatgggcaagacaaaatatttaagtgcctttgaatgggataTGGCAGTAAGTGCCTCgctcaccggtttgagtgtgtcaagatccaaccaaaggatatccagccaacctCAGGTGAGTAAaaacttgagacttccttagatatcgtgcaccaactgttgtttacaaatatacacaggcccCGCCCCGTGTcctaccagaggctgctgttctatcctgccgatagagtgtataacccgccagctgtatgttattaatgtcgtcgttcagccacgagtCGGTGAAAcaataggatattacagtttttaatgtcccgttggaaAGATATACAGGGGACGGGGTTTCCgtttgtcccatttattttccagcgattgaacgttaactaggttgtggtggcagctgcagagaggtatttgcGAGTGCGAGACTTGACGTCAGAAGAGTgtgtgttaagtggtggtgtcccatcctttcaggctgttggcctgaggtagggctaaatagatttaaatagtggagtagggtgctgGGTTGTTTGTGATTGTAgggtatttgatttatttattttaaaaaatcgaATAAATCAAAGTATAAGGGAgttatactccagtctagtaggtggcggtaatgcaacatttattggatgccaactgcCGTTAAACCACATCGAAGAAGAATCTAGTGGATCACGTGACACGGGACGCTTCTTCAACAACTGATCACTGGTCACTGATTCATTCAGTCGCCACTCGGTAGTTAGCCAACGTAAAATCGGAACATTGAAGCTCTTTAGACCATTTTTGTGTGTATTGATCTCGGTGTCGTTTGCTTGTTAAAATTGACACATTTGTTAAGGTTGATTATACTGAGCCTAAGCGCTAGGCTAATGCTCATTTTAGGTAGCCCAACCATGAACTCACAAATATACTCCCATCCTGCTAGAGAAGAGGGGGTCtcctggacggagaaagaagctctgggtCTGAACATTGTCgtaaaagaagaggaagaggagaatatTACAGTGGAAGAAGCTTTCAGAATaaaacaggaggaagaggaggctatcaCGTATAACGatgttatagtgaaagaagaggaagaagcttTCCGAATAAAAAAGGAGGAAGATGAgaatgttacagtgaaagaagagaaagaacattttggagtgaaagaggaagatGAGGCTATCTCAataaaagaggaggaagaggaagatgtttTGGGAGTGAAAAGggatgaggaggaaggagaggaagtggAGACTGGAGATCTGATTGACACTAGTGAGTATTGTCTTAAACACGGACACAAAACTCCGTTGTTGAATTAATGTATGGTTTTAAAGCCAAGGGGGCTTTCCACCATAGTTTTACAATtaaatatgttgttcagtactgtaggaaGTGTTAAATGGGAAATCTGCGACATGTTTggacttttaaatgaatgatatatatttttatttattttacctttgtttaactaggcaagtcagttaaagaacaaattcttattttcaatgacgtcctaggaacagtgggttaactgcctgttcaggggcagaacgagagatgtaccttgtcagctccggggtacttgcaaccttccggttactagtccaacactctaaccactaggctaccctgccgcaccatATAGAGGCCTAGCCATTGATTCTTagagaatataacttagaaatacACCAATGAGCttatgtaacagatgtgaaacggctagaaGGTTaacggtgcgcgctaaatagcgtttcaatcggtgacgtcacctgctctgagaccttgaagtagtggttccccaagggccgcggcttttgtggagcgctgggtaacgatgcttcgtgggtgactgttgtagttgtgtgcagagggtccctggttcgcgcccgggtacgggggaggggacggtctaaagtcaaatcaaatcaaatcaaatcaaattttatttgtcacatacacatggttagcagatgttaatgcgagtgtagcgaaatgcttgtgcttctagttccgacaatgcagtaataacaagtaatctaactaacaattccaaaactactgtcttgtacacagtgtaaggggataaagaatatgtacataaggatatatgaatgagtgatggtacagagcagcataggcaagatacagtagatggtatcgggtacagtatgtacaaatgagatgagtatgtaaacaaagtggcatagtatagtataaagtggctagtgatacatgtattacataaggataccgtcgatgatatagagtacagtatatacgtatgcgtatgagatgaataatgtagggtaagtaacatttatataaggtagcattgtttaaagtggctagtgatatatttacataatttcccatcaattcccattattaaagtggctggagttgagtcagtgtcagtgtgttggcagcagccactcagtgttagtggtggctgtttaacagtctgatggccttgagatagaagctgtttttcagtctctcggtcccagctttgatgcacctgtactgacctcgccttctggatgatagcggggtgaacaggcagtggctcgggtggttgatgtccttgatgatctttatggccttcctgtgacatcgggtggtgtaggtgtcctggagggcaggtagtttgcccccggtgatgcgttgtgcagacctcactaccctctggagagccttacggttgagggcggtgcagttgccataccaggcggtgatacagcccgccaggatgctctcgattgtgcatctgtagaagtttgtgagtgcttttggtgacaagccgaatttcttcagcctcctgaggttgaagaggcgctgctgcgccttcttcacgatgctgtctgtgtgagtggaccaattcagtttgtctgtgatgtgtatgccgaggaacttaaaacttgctaccctctccactactgttccatcgatgtggataggggggtgttccctctgctgtttcctgaagtccacaatcatctccttagttttgttgacgttgagtgtgaggttgttttcctgacaccacactccgagggccctcacctcctccctgtaggccgtctcatcgttgttggtaatcaagcctaccactgttgtgtcgtccgcaaacttgatgattgagttggaggcgtgcgtggccacgcagtcgtgggtgaacagggagtacaggagagggctcagaacgcaaccttgtggggccccagtgttgaggatcagcggggaggagatgttgttgcctaccctcaccatactgttacactgttcTACCTCACCAGAACCCAAACTTGGTGTACTCCATTGTgtgtaaacaatgtaattgtaacTAACACTAACACAACCTCAAAACGTGTTTGAAATTGTCATTTTGATCTCAGGcgtggtcagtccttgcatccatggctctgtct is a window from the Oncorhynchus clarkii lewisi isolate Uvic-CL-2024 unplaced genomic scaffold, UVic_Ocla_1.0 unplaced_contig_6271_pilon_pilon, whole genome shotgun sequence genome containing:
- the LOC139405242 gene encoding zinc finger protein 214-like, which encodes MSSLNYSRLAKDWTEEEASPPATEEEVCWTEEEALVKEEKEEKVVKIQKRVDDEAVTVKEDEKDVSVKEEDVTVKEEEGVTVKEEEEDAFRVKEEDDVTVKEEEGAVFGVKLEEEEMTVTSNKEEEEETGYLGPVPQSHLKASSIDDEVSRENLLRNRAVITTRERPDYCGSSGEPQQHHEADEAEKSLSTSEHLKKHQRKPTGKKSHHCSDCGKSYSRLDSLKVHQRIHTGDTAHCSDCGKKFTSSADLKRHERIHTGEKPYSCDQCGKRFTHSSCLKVHQRTHTGEKPYSCDQCEKRFVTSSRLTIHQRTHTGEKPYSCEQCGKSFNVRSGLKTHQTTHTGEKSFSCSDCGKTFSKLYTLQLHRTIHTGEKLYSCNQCRKSFNHSSLLKVHQRTHTGETSFIAVINVGRDVLHLAV